TGTACCAGTGCACCGGAACAAAATCCACGCGGTACTTCAGGGAGTCGGCGCGGCGCATGAATTCAAACAGCCAGTCGGCGCCCGTGGATGCGTCCGAAGGTGAGGGCGATCCGACGCGCAATCCGGACTTGAGCATTTCCGGCCAGGCGGCCAAGGCTTCTTCCACCGTGGCGTTGGCTTGGTCGGGGCGGTCGGGTTCGTTGTACCCCAACGCATGGGTGACGTTGGTCTTGGAATTGATGTTGGCGTAGTCCGGCCAGGTCTTGCCATGGCGCATGGGCACGTACTCCAGGTCCAACGTGGAGGCCGCGGCATTGTCCCAGTTGTACCACCAGTGGGCGTTCAGGGCATTGGCGGCGGGCACGCCGTTGGTCCAGCCCTTCTTGGCCGTCCAGCGCCACGGGAACACACGTACGAACGAAGCCTTGCCTGCCAACGCGGAAGGCAGCGTGTCCAGCAAAAGGTCTTGCAAATCGGCGACCCACACGCGGCTCTGGCCGGTGCCGTCTTCGTTTTCCGCGAGGGTGGCCATGTAGCCCTGCCGCAGCCACAGGGAGCGGGCCTGGTTGTCCATGGATCCCAATTGGGAGCTGCGGTAGTAGGTGTTGGGCTCCAGCAGCAGGGAATCGCCGCGCCGGTTGGTTTGGTTGTACAGGCGCAAGGCCTTGTACGTGGCTGGGTGGCTGATCACCATGGTCCCCTGCAGGTACTGCTCGAACCGCACGTTGGTTCCTGGCTGGGCGGCTGCTCCGCGCACCTTGATCTGGGCGCGATACAGCGAATCGAAGCGGCCGGGGCGCATATTGGGCAGGTACAGCCAAACGTCGTCGGATTGCAGGTCCAGCGCGCTGCCGGACAGCGGTGCCACGGAGTCGGTGACAGAAACCCGGCTGCGTCCCGAGATTTCGAGGCTCAGGTTTTTCAGCGAGGCGACCGTGGCGTTCCAATCACGCCGCACTTCGGCGGCCAGCCCATTTCCGGCAAGACCGATGGCCAATACAAGGAGGGACCGGCACAAAGGAGATGCGTGAAGCGGATGGTGAGCTGGCATGGGTGTTGGTCCTGGTTGGCCGATCGATGGAGTCGAGCGTGCGAAAGAGAACCTACCTCAAGAGTGGGGGCTTGCGCCGGGGTTTTTCCGGCTGCGCCGTGGCCTTTTTCGGCTGCGCCGGGCTGTTCCGGACGCGGGTCCGGTTGCCGTATTCACGGTGCGGCCGCGCACCGTGACCGCGGCCCAAGGGGCTCCGGCGCCCCTTGGGGATCCGGCCGCCGGGGACTCGCCCTGGAACGGCCATGCCACAAGCCGCCAGGTTGTGATGTGAATGACCGTGTGGTCTCTTGGTTGGATCATCAGCGACGCGATCGGTATCGCCTGCCCTTTTGGCCGTTCCATTCCGCTCGTCCCCGGACCCCTGCCTATCCATGGGAGTGCGATCGTTGCGGGTTCCATTTTTCGAGCCCCCGGTCCCCCTTGATTTGATTGGGTTGCCAGTTCGGTTGGATTGCCGGATTTTGTCTGATGCGGTTTATTCCCGGCGCCGCTTCGCTGGCCGGGTGGGCAGGCGAATGGGCGGTAGGGGAGGAAACGCCGCCGTTCCCGAAAGGTCGGCGTAGGGACAATCCTTGGATTGTCCATCCATAAGAAATGGATGGAACGCAACAAGGGCGGCGGCGTGGGCTGGCTGGCGGGATTGGGGGATCGGTTACGCGGTTGCCGTAGGGAACAGTATTGACAGTTCCGTGGGAACGTGACCGCTCCGGTGAATGGTGGCCGGAAAGGCGGATGGCAACACAAAAGCCATGAAACTTCACGGGTAGGTGACAGTGATGGGGTGCGTTGGTGTCGGATAGGCAAGCTGCTGGATCCAAGACGTTGTCACGTAACCGTAAAACACAGTGGAGGGCTAGCCATGCACACCAGGCTTCTCGTTTCAATGCTCATGGCCTCGACGGTTGGAGCGGCCACCTTTTCAACGCTTCCCGGTGCACTCAAGGAAATTCTGCCTTCAGGCCAAAAAGCTTTCAAGACGAAGTTCGTCGCGACCGCCGCTCAGGCCGATGCACTCAATGCTTTCGGAGACGGCGACTTTCGAGAAGGTGATGCTGTCGATGTCTATTACGCAAAGGACTCAGATGGCAAAACCACATCCATCGCCATCCAGCTGGAGGAGTACCAGCCCAAGTGGAAGTCCAGACACAACTGGGTGATCGGTATAGGGAACGATGGAAAGCTCAGTGGAATCGGTATTGTCGAATTGACCGACAAGTACTCCTACCCACTGGCCCAGCCAGAATGGTTGAAACGATTTTCCGGCAAACCCGCCGCACAGATGGCCTTTGGAAATGGCGTGGATGCCATCTCTGGCGCTTCAGCGTCATCGCAACTACTGGTGGAATCCATCCATCGCGCGGCTTATATCGCCTCGCAAGTGAAGCTGCCATGAAGGAGATCGGCCTCGGACTGGTCTGGAGAGCTACCCCCCTTTTGGCCTCGTTGACGCTGCTGGGTTGCGGCGAAAACGAGCAGTTGCTTGCGACGGAAACCCCGTACGACTCGTCAAGTGTCTCTTGGGTCACTGTGCGCCCCCTCATCGCGAACTATTGCTCGCGATGTCATGCCACTTTCCTGAACGAGTCGGAGGCAAGGCGATCTGCAGGGGAGATGGTGGAGGTTCTTGAGGAGAACCCGATGCATGGAATCGGGGCCGTGGATGCGATGACCAGGACGGAATGGAACATCCTCGTGGATTGGGCGAACGGAGTCAAAAAATGACATTCATTTTCCATGCTGTGGCAGTGGTCCTGTCGATCTCGTTTGCCGCATCTGCACAGGAGTCGATCGACGATCTGTTGGCTGCTCCAACTCCTTCCGTGCCCGTCCAGGGGACATTCAGGTCCATCTACGTTGTCCAGAACCACAGTGTCGAAACGACCAACAACGGCGTTCTCAATCTGTTGTTCTCCCACCAATTTGGCACGTTGCAAAACGGCTTGGAAGGAGCCTTCGGCCTCGACATGGCCTGTATCCGGATAGGGGCTGATTACGGGGTCACCGACTGGCTCGATCTTGGCATCCAGCGCGACAACAACATCGGCAAGCCCGTGTCCGGGTTCATCAAAAACCGTCTGCTGCGGCAATCCACCGACGGCCAGGTCCCTTTGAGCATCACTTGGCTTTCCATGGGGTTCCTCGACACGCGCTCCGACGCCGGACTCGACTACTCGCTGACTTTGGAGCGCCGTTTTTCCAGTGTCCACCAGTTGGTGTTGGCTCGCAAGTTCATGGATAGATTCAGTGTCCAAGTTTCTCCAACCCTGGTCCATCGCAACTTGGTCCCGTCTTCCGGCGACGACGGCATCGCCTTGGGCGTCGGCTTCTCTGGACAATACTCCCTCTCGCCGACCATCTCCCTCTCGGCTGAAGCCAGCCCGATGTTCACCGGAGTGAGCCGTTATGTCGACCCGGAATTTGGCATCGGTATCGACATCGAGACGGGAGGCCACATCTTCCAGTTGCGCCTGTCCAACACGACGTGGATCTCCGAAGACCGCATGTATACGAGGACATGGAATGCTCCGTCACTGGGGTTCAATCTTTCGCGCACGTTCAAGATGTGAGATGGTCGGCTGCGCCGGGCTTTTCCTTTCGACTGCGTCGGGCTTTTCCAGGCGCGGGCCTGGCTGTCGTTTTCCGGCTTCCGCCGTGGGACTCGGGGCGGCCCGGTTGCCGTATTCACGGTGCGGCCGCGCACCGTGACCGCGGCCCAAGGGGCTCCGGCGCCCCTTGGGGAACCGGCCGCCGGGGGGATCGAACTGGAACGGCCATACCGGCTCGCCAGGGTTGTGGGCGGGATCAATGCTGAGGCATTGGTCGAATGGCATCAGGGACGCGATCGACATCCTCATGACACTGGCCGTTCCAATACCCGAGCCCCCCGGACCCCCTTGGTTCGGTTGGAATGCCAATTCGGCAACGGCATTTGGTCTGCCGGTTCTGCAGCCAATTCCCCTCCTTTGGAGGGG
This DNA window, taken from Fibrobacterota bacterium, encodes the following:
- a CDS encoding FMN-binding protein; this translates as MHTRLLVSMLMASTVGAATFSTLPGALKEILPSGQKAFKTKFVATAAQADALNAFGDGDFREGDAVDVYYAKDSDGKTTSIAIQLEEYQPKWKSRHNWVIGIGNDGKLSGIGIVELTDKYSYPLAQPEWLKRFSGKPAAQMAFGNGVDAISGASASSQLLVESIHRAAYIASQVKLP